In the genome of Drosophila subpulchrella strain 33 F10 #4 breed RU33 chromosome 2L, RU_Dsub_v1.1 Primary Assembly, whole genome shotgun sequence, one region contains:
- the LOC119548022 gene encoding uro-adherence factor A isoform X2, which translates to MTIVLDLAICVFLLLGTIVPSKCEMRDPYIDHLFQLRTGTDEQSLSHIQNIGNGGPHLESSAQSQSQLQNIETGNPHLESSAQSQLQNIGTDGSHLKGSAQSQSHLQSIGSGGAHLESLTRKLQSQSHIGFLTNLREPNIRPLVLQPKPQQEITQEEVQASPQDLNPQFNIIDSETNKNPSIDITNQLINSIQLQLQSQINSLKQSLIQQPVIDQITPTDSSPLIDRGGLPSQRTKYVIVPSTFEIRRLNSAPQYLVIPRWLRRRRQRALVIFPRPGGLQPANVKTSPQLNLNRQQSNSEQLFLDGSLIPQSKYYILAPFEPKKYNSSVDIIDKNDLKAAYLTYYQKQTANRIAELERKLQELKTKNLLSPIISAPDTQPQPTQGNEQSSNLLSKLNSQLQFQLQSHLRSQLKPLRSLPQRQSQSQSSRSLSQTQSQLNSLYQIKPQQNSLSSLSLSQRQSQLQSLSLWPGSLSQAQSQLSQIQSQLNSHTSGSLSQRQSQLQSLSLSPGSLSQTQSQLNSHSSGLLSQIQSQLNSHPSGSLSQRQSQLQSLSLSPGSLSQAQSQLNSQSSGSLSETQSQLNSHTSGSLSLKQSQLQSLSLSPGSLSQAQSQLNSQSSGSLSETQSQLNSHTSGSLSLRQSQLQSLSLSPGSLSQTQSQLNSQSSGPLSQIKSQLNSHPSGSLSQRQTQSQSLSLSPGSLSQAQSQLNSHSSRLLSQIQSQLSSHLLRSLSQKQSQLQSLTLSPGSLSQRQSQVNSQSSGPLSQTQYQLNSDSSGSLSQRQSQLNSHSSGLLSQLQSQLNSHLSGSLSQRQSQLQSLSLSPGSLSETQSQLNSQSSGPLSQIKSQLNSHPSGSLSQRQSQLQSLSLSPRSHSQTQSQLNSQSSGPLSQIKSPLNTHPSGSLSQRQTQSQSLSLSPGSLSQAQYQLNSHSSRLLSQIQSQLSSDLLRSLSQKQSQLQSLSLSPGSISQRQSQVNSQSSGPLSQTQSQLNSDSSGSLSQRQSQLNSHSSGLLSQLQSQLNSHLSGSLSQRQSQLQSLSLLPGSLSQTQSQLNSQSFGPLSQIQSQLNSQINSGSLSQRQSQLQSLSLSPGSLSQTQSQLNSHSSGLLSQIQSQLNSHPSGSLSQRQSQLQSLSLSPGSHSQTESQLNSHSSSQLSDSLSQIQSQLQSQSQSHLREQNPAVSFIPYGSLLPRRSPLPVSSPEPKAVLQTDLFKNAKISVITSEYKIYSPPKYHSQTDILDDSKLTTVHLIEKYGYPSETHFVNSDDGYKLCVHRIPRPGAKPVLLVHGLMSSSASWVELGPKNGLAYILYRKGYDVWMLNTRGNKYSREQTGPRKKPRKYWNFSFHEIGKYDVPATIDLILKRTNEPKLQYIGHSQGSTVFFVMCSENPKYANKVQLMQALSPTVYLQENRSPVLKFISMFKGKYSMLLNLLGGYEISAKTKLIEQFRQHICSTSELASQICAIFDFVLCGFDWKSFNKTLTPIVAAHASQGASAKQIYHYAQLQGDQNFQHFDHGPVLNRVRYESSAPPVYNLSQTTTKVVIHHGGGDWLGSDSDVSRLQQSLPNLVESRKVNYDGFSHFDFTLSKDVRPLVYSHVIRHLSVQLPG; encoded by the exons ATGACAATAGTTCTTGATCTCGCGATCTGTGTCTTCCTTTTACTTGGTACTATCGTACCCAGCAAGTGTGAGATGCGGGATCCATATATAGACCATCTGTTTCAACTGCGAACTGGAACGGATGAACAGTCGCTGTCCCATATTCAG AACATTGGAAATGGAGGTCCACATTTGGAAAGCTCTGCACAGTCGCAATCGCAGTTGCAG AACATTGAAACTGGCAATCCACATCTAGAAAGCTCTGCACAGTCACAATTGCAG aaCATTGGAACTGACGGTTCACATCTGAAAGGTTCTGCACAGTCGCAATCGCATTTGCAG AGCATTGGAAGTGGCGGTGCACATCTGGAAAGCTTAACAAGGAAGTTGCAATCGCAGTCACATATTGGATTTCTAACTAATCTCCGGGAACCAAATATTCGACCTCTGGTCTTACAACCAAAGCCTCAACAGGAAATAACACAAGAGGAAGTACAAGCAAGTCCACAGGACTTAAATCCTCAATTCAACATAATTGATTCTGAGACAAACAAAAATCCTTCCATCGACATTACCAACCAATTAATTAATTCGATTCAGTTGCAGTTACAGTCACAGATCAATTCACTAAAACAGTCCCTTATACAGCAACCCGTCATTGATCAAATAACTCCAACGGATTCAAGCCCTTTAATTGATAGAGGTGGTTTACCATCACAGCGAACTAAGTATGTGATTGTTCCCTCCACATTCGAGATAAGAAGGCTGAATTCAGCTCCCCAATACTTGGTAATTCCTCGTTGGCTAAGAAGAAGACGCCAAAGAGCGTTAGTGATTTTTCCCAGACCAGGCGGATTACAGCCAGCCAATGTAAAAACTTCACCTCAGTTAAATTTAAATCGTCAGCAATCAAATTCTGAACAGTTGTTTCTTGATGGTTCACTAATACCACAATCCAAGTATTATATTTTAGCTCCTTTCGAACcgaaaaaatataattctagCGTTGATATAATtgataaaaatgatttaaagGCTGCATACTTGACTTACTATCAAAAACAGACTGCCAATAGAATTGCTGAATTGGAAAGAAAGTTACAGGAACTAAAGACCAAAAACCTTTTAAGCCCTATAATTTCGGCGCCGGATACCCAGCCTCAGCCGACTCAGGGCAACGAACAGTCGTCAAATTTACTGTCTAAACTAAATTCCCAGTTACAGTTCCAACTACAGTCTCACTTACGGTCCCAGTTAAAGCCTTTAAGATCTTTGCCCCAGAGACAGTCCCAATCGCAGTCATCAAGATCACTTTCCCAAACACAGTCCCAGTTGAATTCACTGTACCAAATAAAGCCACAGCAAAACTCACTTTCATCACTATCACTGTCCCAGAGACAGTCACAGTTACAGTCCTTATCGCTGTGGCCAGGATCACTTTCCCAAGCACAGTCCCAGTTGTCCCAA ATACAGTCACAGTTAAACTCACATACATCAGGATCACTGTCCCAGAGACAGTCGCAGTTACAGTCCCTATCGCTGTCCCCAGGATCACTTTCCCAAACACAGTCCCAGTTGAATTCACATTCTTCTGGACTACTGTCCCAAATACAGTCACAGTTAAACTCACATCCATCAGGATCACTGTCCCAGCGACAGTCGCAGTTACAGTCCCTATCGCTGTCACCAGGATCACTTTCCCAAGCACAGTCCCAGTTGAATTCACAGTCTTCTGGGTCACTGTCCGAAACACAGTCACAGTTAAACTCACATACATCAGGATCCCTGTCCCTGAAACAGTCGCAGTTACAGTCCCTATCGCTGTCCCCAGGATCACTATCCCAAGCACAGTCCCAGTTGAATTCACAGTCTTCTGGGTCACTGTCCGAAACACAGTCACAGTTAAACTCACATACATCAGGATCACTGTCCCTGAGACAGTCGCAGTTACAGTCCCTATCGCTGTCACCAGGATCACTTTCCCAAACACAGTCTCAGTTGAATTCACAGTCTTCTGGGCCACTGTCCCAAATAAAGTCACAGTTAAACTCCCATCCATCAGGATCACTGTCCCAGAGACAGACGCAGTCACAGTCTCTATCGCTGTCACCAGGATCACTTTCCCAAGCACAGTCCCAGTTGAATTCACATTCTTCTAGACTACTGTCCCAAATACAGTCACAGTTAAGCTCACATTTATTAAGATCACTGTCCCAGAAACAGTCACAGTTACAGTCCCTAACGCTGTCGCCAGGATCACTTTCCCAAAGGCAGTCCCAAGTGAACTCACAGTCTTCTGGACCACTGTCCCAAACACAGTACCAGCTAAACTCAGATTCATCAGGATCACTGTCCCAGAGACAGTCCCAGTTGAATTCACATTCTTCTGGACTACTGTCCCAACTACAGTCACAGTTAAACTCACATTTATCAGGATCACTGTCCCAAAGACAGTCGCAGTTACAGTCCCTGTCGCTGTCaccaggatcactatccgaaaCACAGTCCCAGTTGAATTCACAGTCTTCTGGACCACTGTCCCAAATAAAGTCACAGTTAAACTCACATCCATCAGGATCACTGTCCCAGAGACAATCGCAGTTACAGTCCCTATCGCTGTCACCAAGATCACATTCCCAAACACAGTCCCAGTTGAATTCACAGTCTTCTGGGCCACTGTCCCAAATAAAGTCACCGTTAAACACACATCCATCAGGATCACTGTCCCAGAGACAGACGCAGTCACAGTCTCTATCGCTGTCACCAGGATCACTTTCCCAAGCACAGTACCAGTTGAATTCACATTCTTCTAGACTTCTGTCCCAAATACAGTCACAGTTAAGCTCAGATTTATTAAGATCACTGTCCCAGAAACAGTCACAGTTACAGTCCCTATCGCTGTCGCCAGGATCAATTTCCCAAAGACAGTCCCAAGTGAACTCACAGTCTTCTGGACCACTGTCCCAAACTCAGTCACAGCTAAACTCAGATTCATCAGGATCACTGTCCCAGAGACAGTCCCAGTTGAATTCACATTCGTCTGGACTACTGTCCCAACTACAGTCACAGTTAAACTCACATTTATCAGGATCACTGTCCCAGAGACAGTCGCAGTTACAGTCCCTATCGCTGTTACCAGGATCACTATCCCAAACACAGTCCCAGTTGAATTCACAGTCTTTTGGACCACTGTCCCAAATACAGTCACAGTTAAACTCACAGATAAACTCAGGATCACTGTCCCAGAGACAGTCGCAGTTACAGTCCCTATCGCTGTCACCAGGATCACTTTCCCAAACACAGTCCCAGTTGAATTCACATTCTTCTGGACTACTGTCCCAAATACAGTCACAGCTAAACTCACATCCATCAGGATCACTGTCCCAGAGACAGTCGCAGTTACAGTCCCTATCGCTGTCACCAGGATCACATTCCCAAACAGAGTCTCAGTTGAATTCACATTCGTCTTCTCAGTTATCAGACTCACTGTCCCAAATACAGTCACAGTTACAGTCCCAATCGCAATCACATTTAAGAGAACAGAACCCTGCAGTTTCATTCATTCCATATGGCTCCCTGCTACCGCGACGTTCCCCTTTACCAGTCTCTTCGCCTGAACCAAAAGCAGTTTTGCAAACAgatctttttaaaaatgctaAAATCAGCGTGATTACTTCTGAGTACAAAATATACAGCCCACCCAAATACCACTCCCAGACGGACATCTTGGATGACTCCAAGCTGACAACG GTGCACCTGATTGAAAAGTACGGCTATCCATCGGAAACCCACTTTGTGAACTCTGACGATGGCTACAAGCTCTGTGTGCATCGTATTCCCCGTCCTGGAGCCAAGCCTGTCCTACTGGTTCACGGTCTGATGTCCAGTTCCGCCTCGTGGGTGGAATTGGGACCCAAGAACGGACTGGCTTACATCCTGTACCGAAAGGGTTACGACGTCTGGATGCTGAATACCAGAGGCAACAAATACTCTAGGGAGCAAACTGGTCCTCGCAAGAAACCGCGGAAGTACTGGAACTTCTCCTTCCATGAAATCGGCAAATATGATGTACCAGCTACAATTGATCTTATCCTCAAGCGCACCAACGAGCCGAAGCTCCAATACATTGGGCACTCACAGGGCTCCACCGTATTCTTTGTGATGTGCAGTGAAAATCCGAAGTATGCCAATAAGGTGCAGCTCATGCAGGCCCTTTCCCCAACGGTTTACCTGCAGGAGAACCGTAGTCCAGTGCTTAAGTTCATTAGCATGTTCAAAGGAAAGTATTCG ATGCTGTTGAACCTTTTGGGGGGCTATGAGATCTCGGCGAAAACGAAGCTCATAGAGCAGTTCCGCCAGCACATTTGCTCCACCTCTGAACTAGCCAGTCAAATCTGCGCCATCTTCGACTTTGTGCTCTGCGGATTCGACTGGAAGAGCTTTAATAAG ACGCTAACCCCCATTGTGGCGGCCCACGCCTCCCAAGGAGCCTCTGCCAAGCAGATCTACCACTACGCACAGCTGCAGGGTGACCAGAACTTCCAGCATTTCGATCACGGACCGGTCCTGAATCGGGTTCGTTACGAGTCCAGCGCTCCACCAGTCTACAATCTCTCGCAGACGACCACCAAGGTGGTGATCCACCATGGCGGAGGAGACTGGCTGGGATCCGACTCGGATGTGAGCCGGCTGCAGCAGAGCCTGCCCAATCTCGTCGAGAGCCGGAAGGTGAACTACGATGGCTTCTCCCACTTTGACTTTACGCTCTCGAAGGATGTCCGGCCGCTGGTCTACAGCCACGTCATTCGCCACTTGTCAGTTCAGCTACCAGGATAG
- the LOC119548022 gene encoding uro-adherence factor A isoform X1, which produces MTIVLDLAICVFLLLGTIVPSKCEMRDPYIDHLFQLRTGTDEQSLSHIQNIGNGGPHLESSAQSQSQLQNIETGNPHLESSAQSQLQNIGTDGSHLKGSAQSQSHLQSIGSGGAHLESLTRKLQSQSHIGFLTNLREPNIRPLVLQPKPQQEITQEEVQASPQDLNPQFNIIDSETNKNPSIDITNQLINSIQLQLQSQINSLKQSLIQQPVIDQITPTDSSPLIDRGGLPSQRTKYVIVPSTFEIRRLNSAPQYLVIPRWLRRRRQRALVIFPRPGGLQPANVKTSPQLNLNRQQSNSEQLFLDGSLIPQSKYYILAPFEPKKYNSSVDIIDKNDLKAAYLTYYQKQTANRIAELERKLQELKTKNLLSPIISAPDTQPQPTQGNEQSSNLLSKLNSQLQFQLQSHLRSQLKPLRSLPQRQSQSQSSRSLSQTQSQLNSLYQIKPQQNSLSSLSLSQRQSQLQSLSLWPGSLSQAQSQLSQIQSQLNSHTSGSLSQRQSQLQSLSLSPGSLSQTQSQLNSHSSGLLSQIQSQLNSHTSGSLSQRQSQLQSLSLSPGSLSQTQSQLNSHSSGLLSQIQSQLNSHPSGSLSQRQSQLQSLSLSPGSLSQAQSQLNSQSSGSLSETQSQLNSHTSGSLSLKQSQLQSLSLSPGSLSQAQSQLNSQSSGSLSETQSQLNSHTSGSLSLRQSQLQSLSLSPGSLSQTQSQLNSQSSGPLSQIKSQLNSHPSGSLSQRQTQSQSLSLSPGSLSQAQSQLNSHSSRLLSQIQSQLSSHLLRSLSQKQSQLQSLTLSPGSLSQRQSQVNSQSSGPLSQTQYQLNSDSSGSLSQRQSQLNSHSSGLLSQLQSQLNSHLSGSLSQRQSQLQSLSLSPGSLSETQSQLNSQSSGPLSQIKSQLNSHPSGSLSQRQSQLQSLSLSPRSHSQTQSQLNSQSSGPLSQIKSPLNTHPSGSLSQRQTQSQSLSLSPGSLSQAQYQLNSHSSRLLSQIQSQLSSDLLRSLSQKQSQLQSLSLSPGSISQRQSQVNSQSSGPLSQTQSQLNSDSSGSLSQRQSQLNSHSSGLLSQLQSQLNSHLSGSLSQRQSQLQSLSLLPGSLSQTQSQLNSQSFGPLSQIQSQLNSQINSGSLSQRQSQLQSLSLSPGSLSQTQSQLNSHSSGLLSQIQSQLNSHPSGSLSQRQSQLQSLSLSPGSHSQTESQLNSHSSSQLSDSLSQIQSQLQSQSQSHLREQNPAVSFIPYGSLLPRRSPLPVSSPEPKAVLQTDLFKNAKISVITSEYKIYSPPKYHSQTDILDDSKLTTVHLIEKYGYPSETHFVNSDDGYKLCVHRIPRPGAKPVLLVHGLMSSSASWVELGPKNGLAYILYRKGYDVWMLNTRGNKYSREQTGPRKKPRKYWNFSFHEIGKYDVPATIDLILKRTNEPKLQYIGHSQGSTVFFVMCSENPKYANKVQLMQALSPTVYLQENRSPVLKFISMFKGKYSMLLNLLGGYEISAKTKLIEQFRQHICSTSELASQICAIFDFVLCGFDWKSFNKTLTPIVAAHASQGASAKQIYHYAQLQGDQNFQHFDHGPVLNRVRYESSAPPVYNLSQTTTKVVIHHGGGDWLGSDSDVSRLQQSLPNLVESRKVNYDGFSHFDFTLSKDVRPLVYSHVIRHLSVQLPG; this is translated from the exons ATGACAATAGTTCTTGATCTCGCGATCTGTGTCTTCCTTTTACTTGGTACTATCGTACCCAGCAAGTGTGAGATGCGGGATCCATATATAGACCATCTGTTTCAACTGCGAACTGGAACGGATGAACAGTCGCTGTCCCATATTCAG AACATTGGAAATGGAGGTCCACATTTGGAAAGCTCTGCACAGTCGCAATCGCAGTTGCAG AACATTGAAACTGGCAATCCACATCTAGAAAGCTCTGCACAGTCACAATTGCAG aaCATTGGAACTGACGGTTCACATCTGAAAGGTTCTGCACAGTCGCAATCGCATTTGCAG AGCATTGGAAGTGGCGGTGCACATCTGGAAAGCTTAACAAGGAAGTTGCAATCGCAGTCACATATTGGATTTCTAACTAATCTCCGGGAACCAAATATTCGACCTCTGGTCTTACAACCAAAGCCTCAACAGGAAATAACACAAGAGGAAGTACAAGCAAGTCCACAGGACTTAAATCCTCAATTCAACATAATTGATTCTGAGACAAACAAAAATCCTTCCATCGACATTACCAACCAATTAATTAATTCGATTCAGTTGCAGTTACAGTCACAGATCAATTCACTAAAACAGTCCCTTATACAGCAACCCGTCATTGATCAAATAACTCCAACGGATTCAAGCCCTTTAATTGATAGAGGTGGTTTACCATCACAGCGAACTAAGTATGTGATTGTTCCCTCCACATTCGAGATAAGAAGGCTGAATTCAGCTCCCCAATACTTGGTAATTCCTCGTTGGCTAAGAAGAAGACGCCAAAGAGCGTTAGTGATTTTTCCCAGACCAGGCGGATTACAGCCAGCCAATGTAAAAACTTCACCTCAGTTAAATTTAAATCGTCAGCAATCAAATTCTGAACAGTTGTTTCTTGATGGTTCACTAATACCACAATCCAAGTATTATATTTTAGCTCCTTTCGAACcgaaaaaatataattctagCGTTGATATAATtgataaaaatgatttaaagGCTGCATACTTGACTTACTATCAAAAACAGACTGCCAATAGAATTGCTGAATTGGAAAGAAAGTTACAGGAACTAAAGACCAAAAACCTTTTAAGCCCTATAATTTCGGCGCCGGATACCCAGCCTCAGCCGACTCAGGGCAACGAACAGTCGTCAAATTTACTGTCTAAACTAAATTCCCAGTTACAGTTCCAACTACAGTCTCACTTACGGTCCCAGTTAAAGCCTTTAAGATCTTTGCCCCAGAGACAGTCCCAATCGCAGTCATCAAGATCACTTTCCCAAACACAGTCCCAGTTGAATTCACTGTACCAAATAAAGCCACAGCAAAACTCACTTTCATCACTATCACTGTCCCAGAGACAGTCACAGTTACAGTCCTTATCGCTGTGGCCAGGATCACTTTCCCAAGCACAGTCCCAGTTGTCCCAAATACAGTCACAGTTAAACTCACATACATCAGGATCACTGTCCCAGAGACAGTCGCAGTTACAGTCCCTATCGCTGTCCCCAGGATCACTTTCCCAAACACAGTCCCAGTTGAATTCACATTCTTCTGGACTACTGTCCCAAATACAGTCACAGTTAAACTCACATACATCAGGATCACTGTCCCAGAGACAGTCGCAGTTACAGTCCCTATCGCTGTCCCCAGGATCACTTTCCCAAACACAGTCCCAGTTGAATTCACATTCTTCTGGACTACTGTCCCAAATACAGTCACAGTTAAACTCACATCCATCAGGATCACTGTCCCAGCGACAGTCGCAGTTACAGTCCCTATCGCTGTCACCAGGATCACTTTCCCAAGCACAGTCCCAGTTGAATTCACAGTCTTCTGGGTCACTGTCCGAAACACAGTCACAGTTAAACTCACATACATCAGGATCCCTGTCCCTGAAACAGTCGCAGTTACAGTCCCTATCGCTGTCCCCAGGATCACTATCCCAAGCACAGTCCCAGTTGAATTCACAGTCTTCTGGGTCACTGTCCGAAACACAGTCACAGTTAAACTCACATACATCAGGATCACTGTCCCTGAGACAGTCGCAGTTACAGTCCCTATCGCTGTCACCAGGATCACTTTCCCAAACACAGTCTCAGTTGAATTCACAGTCTTCTGGGCCACTGTCCCAAATAAAGTCACAGTTAAACTCCCATCCATCAGGATCACTGTCCCAGAGACAGACGCAGTCACAGTCTCTATCGCTGTCACCAGGATCACTTTCCCAAGCACAGTCCCAGTTGAATTCACATTCTTCTAGACTACTGTCCCAAATACAGTCACAGTTAAGCTCACATTTATTAAGATCACTGTCCCAGAAACAGTCACAGTTACAGTCCCTAACGCTGTCGCCAGGATCACTTTCCCAAAGGCAGTCCCAAGTGAACTCACAGTCTTCTGGACCACTGTCCCAAACACAGTACCAGCTAAACTCAGATTCATCAGGATCACTGTCCCAGAGACAGTCCCAGTTGAATTCACATTCTTCTGGACTACTGTCCCAACTACAGTCACAGTTAAACTCACATTTATCAGGATCACTGTCCCAAAGACAGTCGCAGTTACAGTCCCTGTCGCTGTCaccaggatcactatccgaaaCACAGTCCCAGTTGAATTCACAGTCTTCTGGACCACTGTCCCAAATAAAGTCACAGTTAAACTCACATCCATCAGGATCACTGTCCCAGAGACAATCGCAGTTACAGTCCCTATCGCTGTCACCAAGATCACATTCCCAAACACAGTCCCAGTTGAATTCACAGTCTTCTGGGCCACTGTCCCAAATAAAGTCACCGTTAAACACACATCCATCAGGATCACTGTCCCAGAGACAGACGCAGTCACAGTCTCTATCGCTGTCACCAGGATCACTTTCCCAAGCACAGTACCAGTTGAATTCACATTCTTCTAGACTTCTGTCCCAAATACAGTCACAGTTAAGCTCAGATTTATTAAGATCACTGTCCCAGAAACAGTCACAGTTACAGTCCCTATCGCTGTCGCCAGGATCAATTTCCCAAAGACAGTCCCAAGTGAACTCACAGTCTTCTGGACCACTGTCCCAAACTCAGTCACAGCTAAACTCAGATTCATCAGGATCACTGTCCCAGAGACAGTCCCAGTTGAATTCACATTCGTCTGGACTACTGTCCCAACTACAGTCACAGTTAAACTCACATTTATCAGGATCACTGTCCCAGAGACAGTCGCAGTTACAGTCCCTATCGCTGTTACCAGGATCACTATCCCAAACACAGTCCCAGTTGAATTCACAGTCTTTTGGACCACTGTCCCAAATACAGTCACAGTTAAACTCACAGATAAACTCAGGATCACTGTCCCAGAGACAGTCGCAGTTACAGTCCCTATCGCTGTCACCAGGATCACTTTCCCAAACACAGTCCCAGTTGAATTCACATTCTTCTGGACTACTGTCCCAAATACAGTCACAGCTAAACTCACATCCATCAGGATCACTGTCCCAGAGACAGTCGCAGTTACAGTCCCTATCGCTGTCACCAGGATCACATTCCCAAACAGAGTCTCAGTTGAATTCACATTCGTCTTCTCAGTTATCAGACTCACTGTCCCAAATACAGTCACAGTTACAGTCCCAATCGCAATCACATTTAAGAGAACAGAACCCTGCAGTTTCATTCATTCCATATGGCTCCCTGCTACCGCGACGTTCCCCTTTACCAGTCTCTTCGCCTGAACCAAAAGCAGTTTTGCAAACAgatctttttaaaaatgctaAAATCAGCGTGATTACTTCTGAGTACAAAATATACAGCCCACCCAAATACCACTCCCAGACGGACATCTTGGATGACTCCAAGCTGACAACG GTGCACCTGATTGAAAAGTACGGCTATCCATCGGAAACCCACTTTGTGAACTCTGACGATGGCTACAAGCTCTGTGTGCATCGTATTCCCCGTCCTGGAGCCAAGCCTGTCCTACTGGTTCACGGTCTGATGTCCAGTTCCGCCTCGTGGGTGGAATTGGGACCCAAGAACGGACTGGCTTACATCCTGTACCGAAAGGGTTACGACGTCTGGATGCTGAATACCAGAGGCAACAAATACTCTAGGGAGCAAACTGGTCCTCGCAAGAAACCGCGGAAGTACTGGAACTTCTCCTTCCATGAAATCGGCAAATATGATGTACCAGCTACAATTGATCTTATCCTCAAGCGCACCAACGAGCCGAAGCTCCAATACATTGGGCACTCACAGGGCTCCACCGTATTCTTTGTGATGTGCAGTGAAAATCCGAAGTATGCCAATAAGGTGCAGCTCATGCAGGCCCTTTCCCCAACGGTTTACCTGCAGGAGAACCGTAGTCCAGTGCTTAAGTTCATTAGCATGTTCAAAGGAAAGTATTCG ATGCTGTTGAACCTTTTGGGGGGCTATGAGATCTCGGCGAAAACGAAGCTCATAGAGCAGTTCCGCCAGCACATTTGCTCCACCTCTGAACTAGCCAGTCAAATCTGCGCCATCTTCGACTTTGTGCTCTGCGGATTCGACTGGAAGAGCTTTAATAAG ACGCTAACCCCCATTGTGGCGGCCCACGCCTCCCAAGGAGCCTCTGCCAAGCAGATCTACCACTACGCACAGCTGCAGGGTGACCAGAACTTCCAGCATTTCGATCACGGACCGGTCCTGAATCGGGTTCGTTACGAGTCCAGCGCTCCACCAGTCTACAATCTCTCGCAGACGACCACCAAGGTGGTGATCCACCATGGCGGAGGAGACTGGCTGGGATCCGACTCGGATGTGAGCCGGCTGCAGCAGAGCCTGCCCAATCTCGTCGAGAGCCGGAAGGTGAACTACGATGGCTTCTCCCACTTTGACTTTACGCTCTCGAAGGATGTCCGGCCGCTGGTCTACAGCCACGTCATTCGCCACTTGTCAGTTCAGCTACCAGGATAG